The Aptenodytes patagonicus chromosome 10, bAptPat1.pri.cur, whole genome shotgun sequence genome includes a region encoding these proteins:
- the GNB5 gene encoding guanine nucleotide-binding protein subunit beta-5, giving the protein MATEGLHENETLASLKNEAESLKGKLEEERAKLHDVELHQVAERVEALGQFVMKTRRTLKGHGNKVLCMDWCKDKRRIVSSSQDGKVIVWDSFTTNKEHAVTMPCTWVMACAYAPSGCAIACGGLDNKCSVYPLTFDKNENMAAKKKSVAMHTNYLSACSFTNSDMQILTASGDGTCALWDVESGQLLQSFHGHGADVLCLDLAPSETGNTFVSGGCDKKAMVWDMRSGQCIQSFETHDSDINSVRYYPSGDAFASGSDDATCRLYDLRADREVAIYSKESIIFGASSVDFSLSGRLLFAGYNDYTINVWDVLKGSRVSILFGHENRVSTLRVSPDGTAFCSGSWDHTLRIWA; this is encoded by the exons ATGGCAACCGAGGGGCTGCATGAGAACGAGACCTTGGCATCCCTGAAAAATGAGGCCGAGAGCCTGAAGGGCAAGCTGGAGGAGGAGCGGGCCAAGCTGCACGACGTGGAGC TTCATCAGGTGGCAGAGCGTGTGGAGGCGCTGGGCCAGTTTGTGATGAAGACCAGGAGGACCCTGAAGGGCCATGGAAATAAAGTTCTCTGTATGGACTGGTGCAAAGACAAGAGAAGAATTGTGAGCTCTTCCCAG GATGGGAAGGTGATCGTGTGGGATTCCTTCACTACCAACAAG GAACATGCAGTGACGATGCCGTGTACCTGGGTGATGGCGTGTGCATATGCCCCATCTGGATGTGCCATTGCTTGTGG TGGCCTGGACAACAAGTGTTCTGTGTACCCTCTGACAtttgacaaaaatgaaaatatggcTGCAAAGAAGAAATCGGTTGCAATGCACACAAACTACTTGTCTGCCTGCAGCTTCACTAACTCAGACATGCAG ATCCTGACAGCAAGTGGAGATGGAACTTGTGCTCTGTGGGATGTTGAGAGTGGGCAGCTTCTACAGAGTTTCCATGGTCACGGAGCTGATGTCCTGTGCCTAGACCTGGCCCCTTCTGAAACGGGAAATACATTTGTCTCTGGG GGATGTGACAAGAAAGCCATGGTTTGGGATATGCGGTCTGGTCAGTGCATCCAGTCATTTGAAACCCATGATTCAGATATCAACAGTGTCAG ATATTACCCAAGTGGAGATGCTTTTGCCTCTGGTTCAGACGATGCCACG TGTCGTTTATATGACCTTCGTGCAGACAGAGAAGTAGCAATTTATTCTAAAGAGAGCATCATTTTTGGAGCATCCAGTGTGGACTTCTCTCTCAGCG GTCGCCTACTGTTTGCAGGCTATAATGATTACACCATAAATGTCTGGGATGTGCTGAAAGGCTCCCGTGTATCCATTCTGTTTGGACATGAAAATCGTGTCAGCACCTTGCGGGTCTCTCCTGATGGGACGGCGTTCTGCTCGGGCTCTTGGGACCACACTCTCCGA atcTGGGCTTAA